In a genomic window of Lycium ferocissimum isolate CSIRO_LF1 chromosome 9, AGI_CSIRO_Lferr_CH_V1, whole genome shotgun sequence:
- the LOC132031762 gene encoding uncharacterized protein LOC132031762, with product MERELSFGPNRITINFEDIFVNNVRNPLIVDEPYCPMPPCSSASSDLDELVGGIPPTEKLFVGGDFNGHIRPISGGYDDVHGDFGFGDRNGGGVALLDFARAFGLVIANSSFPKKEEHLVTFRSSLAKTQIDFLLLRKDDKGLRQRL from the exons ATGGAGCGAGAATTAAGCTTTGGGCCTAATCGTATAACTATAAATTTTGAGGATATTTTCGTGAACAATGTTCGGAATCCTCTAATTGTTGATGAGCCTTATTGTCCGATGCCTCCTTGCAGCAGTGCAAGCTCA GATTTGGATGAGTTAGTGGGAGGCATACCGCCTACTGAGAAGCTATTCGTGGGAGGTGATTTCAATGGGCATATCCGGCCTATTTCGGGGGGTTATGATGATGTGCATGGAGATTTTGGCTTCGGGGACAGGAATGGAGGAGGAGTTGCACTTTTGGATTTCGCAAGAGCTTTTGGGTTGGTGATAGCCAATTCGAGTTTTCCAAAGAAGGAggagcacttggtaaccttCCGTAGTTCGTTAGCTAAGACTCAGATAGACTTTTTACTCCTTAGGAAGGATGATAAAGGTCTCAGGCAAAGACTATAA